One window of Catonella massiliensis genomic DNA carries:
- a CDS encoding DnaD domain protein produces the protein MSEINLNVTVNTNATIISNAFIERFINDANASHIRFYLYLMYYSKNHRSFSISNACDFLDDSERDVIRSINYWEKQGVFKVTRTDKNTITSISISDPSISDYEAETTPAAGEAKAEEIKAKEINPEEGSANEPLSLFTYEEEEETGCDFDLKQVIAAAGKYAGRTLSGSEIDFICDLNEKLGFSAELISYLYEYCCLTREKSRFSYIQKVALAWAEKNIRTVEAAQIEAKTFNKENSLVMKSFGLTRLPGTSEQQYIDRWFHEYKMSEEMVAEACNRAILTLNKPSFSYAESVLKKWFAKGIKDLDGVAEDDKLYYMTKQNLHVVMDNSPKPLNNRFNNFEQRSYSGEEMADITKKLLKKA, from the coding sequence ATGTCGGAAATCAATCTAAATGTAACGGTAAATACGAATGCAACCATTATTTCAAACGCTTTTATAGAGCGTTTTATTAATGATGCCAATGCTTCACATATAAGGTTTTATCTTTATCTTATGTATTACTCCAAGAATCACAGGAGCTTTTCCATAAGTAATGCCTGTGACTTCCTTGACGACAGCGAAAGAGATGTAATCCGCTCCATCAATTATTGGGAGAAGCAGGGGGTATTTAAGGTTACAAGAACGGATAAAAACACCATTACTTCAATAAGCATATCCGATCCGTCTATTTCCGACTATGAGGCTGAAACCACGCCTGCCGCAGGAGAGGCAAAGGCAGAAGAAATAAAGGCTAAGGAAATAAATCCGGAAGAAGGAAGTGCTAATGAACCTCTCTCTTTATTCACATACGAAGAAGAGGAAGAGACAGGCTGTGACTTTGACCTAAAGCAGGTTATAGCGGCCGCCGGAAAGTATGCAGGCAGGACACTTTCAGGCTCAGAGATAGACTTTATCTGCGATCTTAATGAAAAGCTTGGTTTTAGTGCAGAGCTTATAAGCTATCTCTACGAATACTGCTGCCTTACCCGGGAAAAAAGCAGATTCAGCTATATCCAAAAGGTTGCCCTCGCTTGGGCTGAGAAGAATATAAGAACCGTAGAAGCTGCACAGATAGAGGCAAAGACCTTCAATAAGGAGAACTCACTTGTGATGAAGTCCTTTGGCCTTACAAGGCTTCCTGGCACCTCCGAGCAGCAGTACATAGACAGATGGTTCCACGAGTACAAGATGTCAGAAGAAATGGTTGCCGAGGCTTGTAACCGTGCCATTTTAACCCTTAACAAGCCAAGCTTTAGCTATGCAGAAAGTGTACTTAAGAAATGGTTTGCAAAGGGAATAAAAGACCTTGACGGCGTCGCAGAGGATGACAAGCTTTACTATATGACTAAGCAGAATCTGCACGTGGTCATGGATAACTCGCCAAAGCCTCTTAACAACCGCTTCAACAACTTCGAGCAGAGAAGCTACAGCGGGGAAGAGATGGCAGACATAACCAAAAAGCTCTTAAAAAAGGCGTAG
- a CDS encoding ATP-binding protein yields the protein MGLTNSDYEAVMREYDSIRYENAELLHNRTKEVYDKIPEIKELEDEVITDFSNLAKEALFLSNESYASSKEELDKKVARLAKKKEELLIAGGFDKTYLNQIYTCPLCKDTGFVDGVKCDCFKAISARLAHTRQSIYLMADESADFKNFRADYYSPDDYDSDTEASSRENALTAYALLKAMADDYDSCSRNFVIYGGVGVGKTFLTSALANSLIQSGHSVVFLTAYRFFNIFEKNTFRRGDADDVEKIPEVEPIFDCDLLVLDDMGTELANTFTNSKLFDCLNERILSNKPTIISSNLSPAHIKANYSDRVFSRLIKHYKFLKLTGADIRMAL from the coding sequence ATGGGACTTACTAACTCAGATTATGAAGCAGTTATGCGTGAGTACGACAGCATACGCTATGAAAATGCCGAACTTCTTCATAACCGCACAAAAGAGGTATATGATAAGATACCCGAGATTAAAGAGCTTGAGGATGAAGTTATAACCGACTTCTCTAACCTTGCCAAGGAAGCTCTCTTTCTTTCAAATGAAAGCTATGCCTCCTCTAAAGAAGAGCTTGATAAAAAGGTGGCAAGGCTTGCCAAGAAAAAAGAGGAACTGCTTATAGCGGGAGGCTTTGATAAGACATATCTGAATCAGATATATACCTGCCCTCTCTGTAAGGATACAGGCTTTGTTGACGGAGTAAAATGTGACTGCTTTAAGGCTATATCGGCAAGGCTTGCACATACCAGACAAAGTATATACCTAATGGCCGATGAGAGTGCAGACTTCAAGAACTTTAGGGCGGACTACTACTCCCCCGATGATTATGACTCTGATACCGAGGCTTCATCCAGGGAAAATGCCCTCACGGCCTATGCTTTACTTAAGGCTATGGCAGACGACTATGACAGCTGTTCACGAAACTTTGTTATCTACGGAGGTGTTGGCGTGGGAAAGACCTTCCTTACCTCTGCACTCGCCAATTCACTTATACAGAGCGGACACTCTGTAGTGTTTTTGACTGCGTATAGGTTTTTTAATATATTTGAGAAGAATACCTTTAGAAGAGGCGATGCCGATGACGTTGAGAAAATACCTGAGGTAGAGCCTATATTTGACTGTGATTTACTTGTACTTGATGATATGGGGACTGAGCTTGCAAACACCTTTACCAATTCAAAGCTGTTTGACTGCTTAAATGAGCGGATTCTAAGCAATAAGCCAACCATCATATCTTCAAACCTTAGTCCTGCCCATATAAAGGCAAATTACAGTGACAGAGTATTCTCAAGGCTTATCAAGCATTACAAATTTCTAAAACTGACCGGAGCCGATATCCGTATGGCTTTATAA
- a CDS encoding ribose-phosphate pyrophosphokinase, whose protein sequence is MPKEDYIETIPVGPLGIVSLKGCAKLGSAVEDYIVDWRNGRDNEHTSSLAFSGYRRESYHVDAVCPRFGSGEAKCAISNTVRGLDIYILVDVCNYSITYNMFGYENHMSPDDHYQDLKRVIQACAGKAHRITVIMPFLYEGRQHKRSSRESLDCAVALQELVHMGVDSIITFDAHDPRVQNAIPLNNFDTIMPTYQFIKAILKNVPDIKMNADNMMIISPDEGAMNRAVYFAGVLGVDVGMFYKRRDYATVVNGKNPIVAHEYLGRKLDGKDVIIVDDMISSGESMLDVASELKKRNAGRIFVASTFGLFTDGLEKFDMAYEDGLIHKVITTNLVYQTPELLKRPYYISADMSKYVALIIDKLNHDASISELLSPTDRIKQILEKYGQI, encoded by the coding sequence ATGCCAAAAGAAGATTATATCGAGACTATCCCCGTGGGCCCTCTTGGTATCGTTTCACTGAAAGGCTGCGCAAAGCTTGGCAGCGCCGTTGAGGACTATATCGTAGACTGGAGAAACGGAAGAGACAACGAACATACTTCCTCCCTTGCCTTTTCAGGCTATAGGAGAGAATCTTACCACGTTGATGCTGTTTGCCCCCGTTTTGGAAGCGGAGAGGCAAAATGTGCAATATCCAACACTGTAAGAGGACTGGATATTTATATCCTTGTTGATGTATGTAACTACAGTATTACCTACAATATGTTTGGTTACGAGAACCATATGTCTCCTGACGACCATTATCAGGACCTTAAGCGCGTGATACAGGCCTGTGCAGGCAAGGCACACAGAATAACAGTAATCATGCCTTTCCTCTATGAAGGCCGCCAGCATAAGCGTTCCAGCAGAGAATCTCTTGACTGTGCAGTAGCACTGCAAGAGCTTGTACACATGGGCGTTGACAGTATAATCACTTTTGATGCACACGATCCTAGGGTGCAGAATGCTATTCCTCTCAACAACTTCGATACAATCATGCCTACCTACCAGTTCATCAAGGCAATACTTAAAAACGTGCCTGACATCAAGATGAATGCAGATAACATGATGATAATAAGTCCTGACGAGGGTGCTATGAACCGTGCAGTGTACTTCGCAGGCGTTCTCGGAGTGGACGTAGGTATGTTCTATAAACGCCGTGACTATGCTACAGTAGTAAATGGCAAGAACCCTATAGTTGCTCACGAATATCTTGGAAGAAAGCTTGATGGAAAAGATGTAATCATAGTTGATGATATGATTTCTTCCGGCGAAAGTATGCTAGACGTGGCAAGTGAGCTTAAGAAAAGGAATGCAGGAAGAATCTTCGTAGCCTCTACCTTTGGCCTCTTTACTGACGGACTGGAGAAGTTTGATATGGCCTATGAAGACGGACTCATTCACAAGGTTATCACAACGAACCTTGTATACCAGACTCCTGAGCTGCTTAAGCGGCCTTACTATATAAGTGCGGATATGAGCAAGTATGTTGCCCTCATTATAGATAAGTTAAACCATGACGCTTCTATCAGCGAGCTTCTCAGTCCAACTGACAGAATCAAGCAGATACTTGAGAAATACGGCCAGATTTAG
- a CDS encoding DUF362 domain-containing protein has protein sequence MAHVISDECINCGACASVCPVECISEGSEHYEVDASACIDCGACEEACPTGAITQE, from the coding sequence ATGGCACATGTAATTAGTGATGAATGCATCAATTGCGGAGCTTGCGCTTCAGTTTGTCCTGTTGAATGTATTTCAGAAGGTTCAGAGCATTATGAAGTAGATGCTTCTGCTTGTATAGACTGTGGTGCTTGCGAGGAAGCTTGCCCAACAGGAGCTATTACTCAGGAATAA
- a CDS encoding sensor domain-containing diguanylate cyclase, with product MNNKLNSSRQIILICVVIVVAFAASAIMFTVSGFKNTRAFVEQITDMSAMNLISNIDESMMSSVSAAKIMAGNSFVIDWAEKETNHANDSDYINKLYNYLKTYQEGNNYNFLFYASKNTEKIYYQDSVNLKMSSQNAEDRWIFDFLDSNLQYKFSLNPFKPSADSDNVSLLIMYKLIGENGKTLGAIGMNINLGVVERSIVEIGNEYNVGVAFSDLEGNIMISKDSALPKGTNIFNEGGIFQNIETKPLPLEGAVTRKWISDGGLVTSKHFCEIRYLGAFNWYLIIYGSGDSIIRATITQLALQLAMLAVLLLLMIAVIINTISQYRNQIISLATLDELTKIMNRKSFMARFEYFSKQSLLEGGHLFLIDIDFFKTINDTLGHAAGDEALSFLSDKLGDCVDHEGFIGRWGGDEFIGVFFSTVADPLEKIKVLSLELAETETGKRMHITLSAGIAAIEAGLPLNKVVEKADIALYTSKKKGRNQATLYHESQTGAEPEYSKELIENSKKSV from the coding sequence ATGAATAATAAATTGAACTCTTCCAGACAGATTATACTTATCTGTGTTGTTATCGTTGTAGCATTTGCGGCAAGCGCCATTATGTTTACAGTGTCAGGCTTTAAGAATACCAGGGCTTTTGTAGAGCAGATAACTGATATGTCAGCCATGAACCTTATAAGCAACATAGATGAAAGCATGATGAGCTCCGTATCAGCGGCAAAGATAATGGCGGGAAACTCCTTTGTCATTGACTGGGCTGAAAAGGAGACAAACCACGCCAACGACTCAGATTATATAAACAAGCTCTACAACTACTTAAAGACATATCAGGAAGGAAATAACTATAACTTTCTTTTTTATGCCTCAAAAAACACTGAAAAGATATATTATCAAGACAGCGTGAACCTTAAGATGTCCTCTCAAAATGCTGAGGATAGGTGGATATTTGACTTTTTAGACTCTAACCTCCAGTACAAGTTCAGCCTCAATCCTTTTAAGCCAAGTGCTGACTCTGATAATGTATCCCTGCTCATTATGTACAAGCTCATAGGTGAGAATGGTAAGACTCTGGGTGCTATAGGCATGAATATCAATCTTGGAGTGGTTGAGAGAAGCATAGTAGAAATTGGCAACGAGTACAATGTTGGAGTTGCCTTTTCAGACCTTGAAGGTAACATAATGATATCCAAAGACTCTGCACTTCCTAAGGGTACAAACATATTTAATGAGGGCGGTATATTCCAAAATATTGAAACCAAGCCTCTCCCTTTAGAAGGAGCCGTCACCAGAAAATGGATAAGCGACGGGGGCTTAGTAACAAGTAAGCATTTCTGTGAAATCAGATATCTTGGGGCTTTTAACTGGTATCTGATAATATACGGAAGCGGGGATTCGATAATAAGGGCAACCATCACCCAGCTCGCACTACAGCTTGCCATGTTAGCAGTTTTGCTTTTACTGATGATTGCTGTTATAATAAATACTATATCGCAATACCGCAACCAGATTATCTCACTTGCCACCCTTGACGAGCTAACCAAGATTATGAACCGCAAGTCCTTTATGGCGAGATTTGAGTACTTTTCAAAGCAGAGCCTGCTTGAGGGCGGTCATCTCTTCCTGATAGATATAGACTTTTTTAAGACTATCAACGACACCTTAGGGCACGCTGCCGGGGACGAGGCTCTCTCCTTCCTCTCCGACAAGCTGGGGGACTGTGTCGACCACGAGGGCTTCATAGGAAGATGGGGCGGAGACGAGTTCATAGGCGTGTTCTTCTCCACTGTAGCTGACCCTCTTGAGAAAATAAAAGTTCTCTCCTTAGAGTTAGCCGAGACTGAGACAGGTAAGAGGATGCATATCACCCTTAGTGCCGGCATAGCCGCCATAGAAGCAGGGCTTCCGCTTAATAAGGTAGTTGAAAAGGCTGATATTGCGCTATATACCTCAAAGAAAAAGGGACGTAATCAGGCAACCCTTTATCATGAGAGCCAGACCGGAGCTGAACCGGAATATAGTAAGGAGCTTATTGAGAATTCTAAAAAGAGCGTATGA
- a CDS encoding GDSL-type esterase/lipase family protein → MKKKIKVILIALLITVLLELIALVGFKAYQIINASLNQDVSEDTKDETKDKKEDGKNDKSSALISSTPATSSSVTGEPELGPVDISYFDDALFLGDSRTVGLRAFGSFTNSSYFAKTGISVNSFFIYPALDEETGLTLTQTLLQRQYKKIYIMIGVNDAAIVPIEDFEAQFFDAIRQIQELQPNAVIYIQSILGVTKNKELGDPYHYNNASVLARNELLKSRCDGKSLIYLDVFSVFSDYEGYLDSLYSNDGLHLNSSDYAAWCDYLLAHGLPVE, encoded by the coding sequence ATGAAAAAGAAAATAAAAGTAATACTAATTGCACTTTTGATAACCGTTCTGTTAGAGCTTATTGCCCTGGTAGGATTTAAGGCTTATCAGATAATCAATGCATCACTTAATCAGGATGTGTCCGAAGACACAAAGGATGAGACGAAAGATAAAAAAGAGGATGGTAAAAATGATAAGTCATCCGCTTTAATCTCGTCCACTCCAGCTACTTCCTCCTCGGTAACAGGAGAGCCTGAGCTTGGTCCTGTGGACATCTCCTACTTTGATGATGCCCTCTTCCTCGGAGACAGCCGTACAGTAGGCCTTAGAGCCTTTGGAAGCTTCACTAACTCTTCCTACTTTGCAAAGACAGGCATAAGTGTCAATTCATTTTTCATTTATCCTGCTCTTGATGAAGAGACCGGACTTACACTTACTCAGACACTGCTTCAGAGACAGTACAAAAAGATTTATATAATGATAGGTGTAAATGATGCGGCTATAGTCCCTATCGAAGACTTTGAGGCGCAGTTCTTTGATGCAATCAGGCAGATACAGGAATTACAGCCTAATGCAGTCATCTATATTCAGTCTATACTTGGAGTTACAAAGAATAAGGAACTGGGTGACCCGTACCACTACAACAATGCAAGTGTACTGGCTAGAAACGAGCTCTTAAAGTCGAGATGTGACGGTAAGAGCCTTATATACCTCGATGTGTTCTCCGTATTTTCAGACTATGAAGGCTATCTTGACAGCCTCTATTCCAATGACGGACTTCACTTAAACAGCAGTGACTATGCGGCGTGGTGTGATTACCTGCTTGCACATGGGCTGCCTGTAGAATGA
- a CDS encoding diaminopimelate dehydrogenase: MSIRIGILGYGNLSRGVESAIAQNPDMELVAVFTRRNPESLKVKSGVPALNVSELEKYKDKIDVLVLGGGSATDLPAQTPEYVKHFNVVDSFDTHARIPEHFENVDKAAKAAGKVGIISVGWDPGMFSLLRMISTSVLPEGENYTFWGKGVSQGHSDAIRRIKGVKDARQYTIPVEEAVNRVRKGENPTLTTREKHTRECFVVVEEGADKAAIESEIVNMPNYFSDYDTTVHFISAEEMERDHKGLPHGGFVLRSGVTGFDKENKHIIEYSLKLDSNPEFTGSVIAAYARAAYKLSKEGVSGCKSVFDIAPAYLSPLSGEELRRTML; the protein is encoded by the coding sequence ATGAGTATAAGAATAGGAATACTAGGTTATGGTAATCTATCAAGAGGTGTAGAAAGTGCTATAGCGCAGAACCCTGATATGGAGCTTGTTGCCGTATTTACAAGAAGAAATCCTGAGAGCCTTAAAGTAAAGAGCGGTGTACCTGCTCTTAATGTATCTGAGCTTGAAAAGTATAAGGATAAGATAGATGTGCTTGTGCTTGGAGGAGGAAGTGCTACTGACCTTCCTGCCCAGACACCTGAGTATGTGAAGCACTTCAATGTGGTGGACAGCTTTGATACCCACGCCAGGATACCTGAGCATTTTGAAAATGTTGATAAGGCCGCAAAGGCAGCAGGTAAGGTAGGAATCATCTCAGTGGGCTGGGATCCGGGTATGTTCTCCTTACTTAGAATGATATCTACCTCCGTACTTCCTGAGGGTGAGAACTACACCTTCTGGGGGAAGGGAGTGAGCCAGGGACATTCTGATGCCATAAGAAGGATAAAGGGAGTAAAGGATGCAAGGCAGTACACCATACCTGTAGAAGAGGCTGTAAACAGGGTAAGAAAGGGCGAGAATCCTACTCTTACTACCAGAGAGAAGCATACAAGAGAATGCTTTGTAGTAGTGGAGGAAGGTGCAGATAAGGCGGCTATTGAGAGTGAAATAGTAAATATGCCAAATTATTTTAGTGACTACGATACTACAGTTCATTTCATATCTGCTGAGGAGATGGAAAGAGACCACAAGGGACTGCCTCATGGCGGCTTCGTACTTAGAAGCGGTGTAACAGGCTTTGATAAAGAGAATAAGCACATCATTGAGTACAGCCTTAAGCTTGATTCCAATCCTGAGTTTACCGGCTCAGTTATAGCGGCTTATGCCAGGGCTGCATATAAGCTAAGCAAAGAGGGAGTAAGCGGCTGCAAGAGTGTATTTGACATTGCACCTGCATACCTCAGCCCTCTTAGTGGCGAAGAGTTAAGAAGGACTATGCTGTAA
- a CDS encoding methyl-accepting chemotaxis protein, translated as MRLKKNKSNKLNSLGAKVGLLISLILLVVLGGKSAFDIFTQYESTTAMTRNVQLEEAKSLAHKLETKFASTYQVGYDLQAIIGNTVANIPKERRSRDLIISNAQVILKNNEDITGVGVYFEPNKFDNKDAEKGRFSHYILKEGDKTEVYEEDTDGPWYANTLKEKKVIVLNPFKDGDGKLKTSYCFPILSGDEAIGVLVVDMSVNDIQDELKKESIGPDDYKCLLTDKGIYVGNALDDKMLLFNLFEAVPAAKEGIDKAIQNGYDISQGTIAGTGEPGEFIHVPVNLKGVDTKWVFEAVTSIDYLMKDVRTSMAINIIFSVLVILGMGIFIILLLINKVVKPLSAIDKAMEKISGYNLDVAEEAAKVAKYRNNKDEVGNLVRSIDTMVKNLVGIVGEISAHAQNTAAMAEELTATSQSAAESSGEVSQAVNNIAEGATSQASDTQSAAMSVEESGNVLNGMITEVGELSKSMESIDSLKNDSNRIMDELVKITNENKEISEKVEGVIVETNSATETIAKASEMIQSISDQTNLLSLNAAIEAARAGEMGKGFAVVADEVRSLAEESAKFTGEIRAIIDELKKKSKEAVDMIKMSNDMIDKQSDKVKETGEKFVEISKELEESKRIVENINESSVKIQNENSNVIRVVENLSAIAEENAATTEEAAASVDTQVQAINDISQASENLADIATQLQSEVSKFML; from the coding sequence ATGCGCTTAAAAAAGAATAAGAGCAATAAACTAAACAGTCTTGGCGCTAAAGTCGGACTACTTATTTCCCTCATACTCTTGGTAGTATTAGGAGGAAAGTCGGCATTTGATATTTTCACGCAGTATGAAAGTACAACTGCGATGACACGCAATGTCCAGCTTGAGGAGGCTAAGAGCCTTGCACATAAGCTTGAAACCAAATTTGCAAGTACCTACCAGGTGGGATATGACTTACAGGCTATCATAGGTAACACTGTAGCCAACATCCCAAAAGAGAGAAGAAGCAGAGATCTTATTATCAGCAACGCCCAGGTTATACTTAAGAATAATGAAGATATAACAGGTGTAGGTGTGTACTTTGAGCCAAATAAGTTTGATAACAAGGATGCTGAAAAGGGAAGATTTTCCCATTATATCCTAAAAGAAGGCGATAAGACAGAGGTATACGAAGAGGATACAGACGGTCCATGGTATGCTAATACCTTAAAGGAAAAGAAGGTAATAGTACTTAATCCATTTAAGGATGGGGATGGAAAGCTTAAGACTTCATACTGCTTCCCTATACTTTCAGGAGATGAAGCAATAGGTGTACTCGTTGTAGATATGTCAGTTAACGATATACAGGATGAGCTGAAGAAGGAGTCAATAGGTCCTGACGATTACAAGTGTCTTCTTACAGACAAGGGTATATATGTAGGTAATGCGCTTGATGACAAGATGTTGTTATTCAACCTCTTTGAAGCAGTTCCTGCGGCAAAAGAAGGCATAGATAAGGCAATACAGAATGGCTACGATATATCACAGGGTACCATAGCAGGTACAGGTGAGCCAGGTGAGTTCATCCATGTTCCTGTTAACCTCAAAGGTGTGGATACCAAGTGGGTGTTTGAGGCTGTTACATCTATTGATTATCTCATGAAGGATGTAAGAACATCAATGGCTATCAACATCATATTCAGTGTTCTTGTTATCCTTGGCATGGGTATATTCATCATCCTTCTCCTGATCAATAAGGTTGTTAAGCCTCTTTCAGCCATTGATAAGGCGATGGAAAAGATATCAGGTTACAACCTTGATGTAGCTGAAGAAGCTGCAAAGGTTGCAAAGTATAGAAATAACAAGGATGAAGTTGGAAACCTCGTACGCTCTATAGACACAATGGTTAAGAACCTTGTAGGCATTGTTGGAGAGATATCCGCACATGCTCAGAATACCGCGGCTATGGCAGAGGAGCTTACAGCTACTTCCCAGTCAGCTGCTGAGTCCTCAGGAGAGGTTTCACAGGCGGTTAACAACATCGCAGAAGGTGCTACAAGCCAGGCTAGTGATACCCAGAGCGCGGCTATGTCCGTAGAGGAATCAGGCAATGTATTAAACGGCATGATTACTGAGGTTGGAGAGCTTTCAAAGTCTATGGAGAGCATTGACAGCCTTAAGAATGACAGTAACCGTATCATGGATGAGCTTGTCAAGATAACTAACGAGAATAAAGAGATATCTGAAAAGGTTGAGGGAGTTATTGTTGAGACCAACAGTGCTACCGAGACAATCGCAAAGGCAAGTGAGATGATACAGTCTATCTCAGACCAGACCAACCTTCTTTCTCTTAATGCCGCTATTGAGGCTGCAAGAGCAGGTGAGATGGGTAAGGGCTTTGCAGTAGTAGCTGATGAGGTAAGGTCACTTGCTGAGGAGTCTGCTAAGTTTACAGGAGAAATCAGAGCAATCATCGATGAGCTTAAGAAGAAGTCAAAAGAAGCTGTTGATATGATTAAGATGTCTAATGACATGATAGACAAGCAGAGTGATAAGGTAAAGGAAACAGGCGAGAAGTTCGTAGAGATATCAAAAGAGCTTGAAGAGAGCAAGAGAATTGTTGAGAATATCAATGAATCCTCTGTTAAGATTCAGAATGAGAACAGCAATGTAATCAGAGTAGTTGAGAATCTTTCTGCAATAGCTGAGGAGAATGCTGCTACAACTGAAGAAGCAGCCGCCTCCGTGGATACACAGGTTCAGGCAATCAATGATATATCACAGGCTTCTGAGAACCTTGCTGATATAGCAACACAGTTACAGTCTGAGGTATCAAAGTTCATGCTGTAA